A genomic region of Leptolyngbya sp. NIES-2104 contains the following coding sequences:
- a CDS encoding sulfite exporter TauE/SafE family protein: protein MNILEFSLLVWFGSFVAGFLGALTGLGGGVVLVPLLTSVFGIDIRYAIGASLVSVIATSSGAASTYIKQGFTNLRIGMFLEVATVIGALIGALMATFVSVKMLSIVLAITLLYSAYLAQQPRSEFCDTETIDPLAAQLHLNGTCPTPNGAIAYEARSVSTGFSIMVIAGALSGLLGIGSGGFKVLAMDQAMKLPFKVSTTTSNFMIGVTAAASAGVYLARGYIDPGLSMPVMLGVFPGALLGAKVLVGAKTQLLRILFSVVLVVMALKMVYNSLAGGV from the coding sequence TTGAACATTCTAGAATTTTCGCTGCTGGTTTGGTTTGGATCATTTGTCGCTGGATTTCTGGGGGCACTAACTGGACTGGGCGGCGGAGTGGTTTTAGTTCCTTTGTTGACTTCAGTCTTTGGCATTGATATTCGATATGCGATCGGGGCTTCTTTAGTTTCTGTGATCGCGACTTCTTCAGGAGCCGCATCGACGTATATCAAACAAGGCTTTACAAATCTAAGAATCGGTATGTTTTTAGAAGTTGCAACGGTGATCGGTGCACTGATTGGCGCATTGATGGCAACCTTTGTATCGGTGAAAATGTTGTCGATCGTGTTAGCAATCACATTGTTGTATTCCGCATATTTAGCTCAACAACCTCGATCAGAGTTCTGCGACACAGAAACAATCGATCCACTTGCAGCACAATTGCATCTAAATGGAACTTGTCCGACTCCGAATGGTGCGATCGCTTATGAAGCTCGATCAGTGTCCACTGGATTTAGCATTATGGTAATTGCGGGTGCATTGTCTGGCTTGTTAGGCATTGGATCAGGCGGCTTCAAAGTGTTAGCAATGGATCAAGCGATGAAGCTACCGTTTAAAGTTTCAACCACGACGAGCAATTTCATGATTGGTGTGACTGCTGCGGCTTCTGCGGGAGTTTATCTCGCTCGTGGTTACATTGATCCGGGTTTATCAATGCCTGTGATGTTGGGTGTGTTTCCGGGTGCGTTGCTCGGTGCAAAAGTTTTAGTCGGTGCAAAAACTCAACTGTTACGAATTCTATTTAGTGTAGTCCTCGTTGTGATGGCGCTCAAAATGGTATACAACAGTCTGGCAGGAGGGGTGTAG
- a CDS encoding phosphatase PAP2 family protein, translating to MRSFPQFFQQLLAARWQSLLLLFLGVVLPLIVVEQFTIVVLNQGAFAWDRSILFAIHSTHNPILDRIALMITPLGVFYGVFPVSAVISIGLLYQRRWRKLTYLLVTLLGSAMINRIAKVWLHRDRPDFWDSLTPHTDFSFPSGHAMSSMTLVAVLVILAWGSRWCGWISAIGGLFVLVIAWTRLYLGVHFPSDILAGWMISLAWSIGVRLVIRPQLESSIDQTTVLPDELQSTQS from the coding sequence ATGAGATCATTTCCACAATTCTTTCAACAACTTCTAGCGGCTCGATGGCAGTCATTATTGCTACTGTTCCTCGGTGTTGTTCTGCCGCTGATTGTTGTGGAACAATTCACGATCGTTGTTCTGAATCAAGGGGCATTTGCCTGGGATCGCTCGATTCTGTTTGCGATTCATAGCACCCATAATCCGATTCTCGACCGCATTGCACTCATGATTACACCTTTGGGCGTGTTCTACGGAGTGTTTCCGGTGTCGGCAGTGATTTCGATTGGATTGTTGTATCAACGTCGATGGCGCAAGCTTACTTATCTACTGGTGACGTTGCTTGGAAGTGCAATGATCAACCGGATTGCAAAAGTTTGGTTGCATCGCGATCGTCCTGATTTCTGGGACTCTCTCACACCGCATACGGATTTTTCGTTTCCGAGCGGTCATGCGATGTCGAGTATGACACTGGTTGCAGTTTTAGTGATCTTGGCGTGGGGTAGTCGCTGGTGTGGGTGGATTAGCGCGATCGGTGGACTGTTTGTTTTAGTCATTGCTTGGACTCGTCTTTATCTTGGAGTCCATTTTCCCAGTGATATTTTGGCAGGCTGGATGATTTCTCTCGCTTGGTCGATCGGGGTTCGCTTAGTGATTCGTCCTCAGCTTGAATCATCGATCGATCAAACGACTGTGCTACCGGATGAATTACAATCCACTCAAAGTTAA